The Gemmatimonadaceae bacterium genome includes a region encoding these proteins:
- a CDS encoding GMC family oxidoreductase, with protein sequence MKVPTYDAIVVGSGISGGWAAKELTEKGLRVLLLERGKNIEHVKDYPNATKAPWQYAHRGRRTEELIRRYPVLQRGHQLNEKNADWWTTEEESPYTEVKRFDWYRGYHVGGRSLMWGRCSFRWSDIDFEANEKEGVGSDWPIRYADLAPWYSHVERFAGIAGSREGLPQLPDGEFQPAMPLNCAEALVAQRLTNLFDGKRRLIPARTANLTLPLPGRSPCQYRNACGLGCPYGAYFSTQSSTLPAAMKTGRLTLQPFAIVTEVLYDKDRKRATGVRVLDAVTNQTTDHEAKIIFLCASTLNSTWLLLRSANDIWPGGLGSSSGELGHNLMDHHFRVGAEGHIDGFENKDQYGRKPNSVYIPRYRNLFGDKRDYLRGFGYEGSASREGWSRAVAELGVGGGFKDAAAEPGQWSVGGAAFGEMLPNHENKVTIDAEKKDHWGLPVLKIDCATGENERLMRIDMANDMAEMLSACGVKDVATFDDEYFPGMGIHEMGTARMGTSPKNSVLNKWNQVWDAPNVFVTDGSSMASTACQNPSLTYMALTARAADHAVNELSRRNL encoded by the coding sequence GTGAAAGTGCCAACGTATGACGCCATCGTCGTCGGATCTGGAATCTCGGGGGGCTGGGCCGCAAAGGAGCTAACCGAAAAAGGCCTGAGGGTCCTGCTGCTCGAGCGCGGAAAGAACATCGAGCACGTCAAGGACTACCCGAACGCCACCAAGGCGCCCTGGCAGTACGCCCACCGCGGCCGTCGCACGGAGGAGCTGATCCGCCGCTATCCGGTGCTTCAGCGCGGCCACCAACTCAACGAGAAGAACGCCGACTGGTGGACCACCGAGGAAGAGTCGCCCTATACCGAGGTGAAGCGCTTCGACTGGTATCGCGGCTACCACGTCGGCGGGCGCTCGCTCATGTGGGGACGCTGCTCGTTCCGCTGGAGCGATATCGACTTCGAGGCCAATGAAAAGGAAGGCGTAGGCTCCGACTGGCCCATCCGCTACGCCGACCTCGCGCCCTGGTACAGCCACGTCGAACGCTTCGCTGGCATCGCCGGCTCCAGAGAAGGGCTGCCGCAACTCCCCGACGGCGAGTTCCAGCCCGCGATGCCGCTCAACTGCGCCGAGGCGCTCGTGGCGCAGCGCCTAACGAATCTGTTCGACGGTAAGCGCCGCCTCATCCCAGCTCGCACGGCCAACCTCACCCTGCCGCTCCCCGGACGCAGCCCGTGCCAGTATCGCAACGCCTGCGGCCTTGGCTGCCCATACGGCGCGTACTTCAGCACACAGTCATCGACGCTGCCGGCGGCGATGAAAACGGGACGGCTCACGCTGCAACCGTTCGCGATCGTTACCGAGGTGCTCTACGACAAGGATAGGAAACGCGCGACCGGCGTGCGCGTGCTCGACGCGGTGACCAACCAGACGACGGACCACGAAGCGAAGATCATCTTCCTCTGCGCGTCGACGCTCAACTCGACCTGGCTGCTCCTCCGGTCGGCCAACGACATCTGGCCCGGTGGCTTGGGGAGCAGCTCCGGTGAGCTCGGCCACAATCTGATGGACCACCACTTCCGCGTCGGCGCCGAAGGACACATCGACGGTTTTGAGAACAAGGACCAGTACGGGCGGAAGCCCAACTCCGTCTACATCCCGCGCTATCGCAACCTGTTCGGGGACAAGCGCGACTATCTCCGCGGCTTTGGCTACGAGGGCTCGGCGAGCCGTGAGGGCTGGTCACGCGCCGTCGCGGAGCTCGGCGTCGGCGGCGGCTTCAAGGACGCGGCGGCTGAGCCGGGTCAGTGGAGTGTTGGTGGCGCCGCCTTCGGTGAGATGCTGCCTAACCACGAGAACAAGGTCACGATCGACGCCGAAAAGAAAGACCACTGGGGGCTGCCAGTGCTCAAGATCGATTGCGCGACGGGGGAGAACGAGCGCCTCATGCGCATCGACATGGCGAACGACATGGCCGAGATGCTGTCGGCGTGCGGCGTCAAGGACGTGGCGACCTTCGACGACGAGTATTTCCCAGGAATGGGGATCCACGAGATGGGGACCGCGCGCATGGGCACGAGCCCGAAGAACTCGGTGCTCAACAAGTGGAACCAGGTGTGGGACGCGCCTAACGTCTTCGTCACCGACGGGTCGAGCATGGCGTCGACCGCGTGCCAAAACCCGTCGCTCACATACATGGCGCTCACGGCGCGCGCGGCGGATCACGCGGTGAACGAGCTGAGTCGGCGCAACCTCTAG
- a CDS encoding ECF-type sigma factor codes for MFIAADSAGASDALYERVYEELKRMARAHRRRTDGRTTLSTTELVHEAFLKLGADDGKQWQAKSHFFGAASRAMRQVLVDFARRRHAAKRGGIATRVSLRDGDATLEFQLDEIIAIDEALDRLDAVDERLRQIVELRFFGGFGEREIAELLGVTPRTVERNWLKARLFLLRELSPDATG; via the coding sequence ATGTTCATCGCCGCGGATTCGGCGGGCGCAAGCGACGCGTTGTACGAGCGCGTGTATGAAGAGCTCAAGCGGATGGCGCGCGCCCACCGCCGTCGCACGGATGGACGGACGACACTCTCGACGACGGAGCTTGTCCACGAAGCGTTCCTCAAGCTCGGTGCGGACGACGGGAAGCAATGGCAGGCAAAGTCACACTTCTTCGGCGCCGCCTCGCGCGCGATGCGGCAGGTGCTCGTCGACTTCGCGCGCCGGCGGCACGCCGCAAAGCGCGGCGGTATCGCGACCCGCGTGTCGCTCCGCGACGGCGACGCGACCCTCGAGTTTCAGCTCGATGAGATCATCGCGATCGACGAGGCGCTGGACCGGCTCGACGCCGTCGACGAGCGGCTCCGGCAGATCGTGGAGCTCCGCTTCTTCGGCGGATTCGGCGAACGTGAAATTGCCGAACTACTCGGCGTCACGCCACGCACGGTCGAGCGCAACTGGCTCAAGGCGCGTTTGTTTCTGTTGCGTGAGCTGTCCCCCGATGCGACTGGCTGA
- a CDS encoding cytochrome c peroxidase: MFRHFVVAALAAATVVACSDRITSTSPALRPGEARADNNLASSTAQLVRQLAASRGIIPLPRVPRVRPELVHLGQALAFDKILSGNRDISCMTCHLPAFATGDGKSLAVGQGGIGLGPSREHPDGVFIPRNAPPLFNLNAMLHLFWDGRVSVDAAGAFHTPAGAQLTPEMTRVFEFGAVSALGLFPVTNRFEMRAALGENEVANVPDDDLTDIWAALMRRLGTIPKYREMFEEAYPGTKFDDMNFAHASNAIAGFIIDQFTFANTPWDRFLAGNDNALSGAQLDGAQTFLTLKCSICHTGATFSDEQFHNVAVAQIGPGEDNGPTGRDDFGRLNVTGIGSDLYRFRTTPLRNVELSGPYGHDGAITTLRGFVEHYSESDKKLFAYDVTQVEPRLQGTLVNTQIGILAQRDTLLNGVVLTDDLVEKLMAYMSALTDPAARDLSRSVPKRVPSGLPVDRP, from the coding sequence ATGTTCCGTCACTTCGTCGTCGCCGCGCTCGCCGCCGCAACTGTCGTCGCCTGCTCAGACCGAATTACGTCCACATCCCCGGCGCTCCGACCGGGAGAAGCGCGCGCGGACAACAACCTGGCGTCCAGCACCGCGCAGCTCGTTAGGCAATTAGCTGCCAGCCGCGGAATCATTCCATTGCCAAGAGTGCCCCGCGTTCGACCGGAGTTGGTCCACCTGGGCCAAGCGCTCGCCTTCGACAAGATCCTGAGCGGCAATCGCGACATCTCGTGCATGACGTGTCACTTGCCCGCGTTCGCGACAGGTGACGGGAAGTCGCTCGCTGTCGGCCAAGGGGGGATTGGACTCGGCCCCAGTCGGGAGCATCCAGACGGCGTGTTCATCCCCCGCAACGCGCCGCCGTTGTTCAACCTGAACGCGATGCTGCATCTCTTCTGGGACGGACGCGTATCGGTCGACGCCGCCGGCGCTTTCCACACGCCGGCCGGAGCGCAGCTCACGCCGGAGATGACGCGCGTGTTCGAGTTCGGCGCAGTCTCCGCGCTTGGGCTTTTCCCGGTGACTAACCGCTTCGAGATGCGTGCGGCGTTAGGCGAGAACGAGGTCGCGAACGTCCCCGACGACGACCTCACGGACATCTGGGCGGCGCTGATGCGCCGGCTCGGGACGATTCCGAAGTACCGCGAGATGTTCGAGGAGGCATATCCGGGCACCAAGTTCGACGACATGAACTTCGCGCACGCGTCGAACGCGATCGCCGGCTTCATCATCGACCAGTTCACATTCGCGAACACGCCGTGGGATCGATTCCTTGCCGGCAACGACAACGCGCTCAGCGGCGCGCAGTTGGACGGCGCGCAGACGTTCCTCACCCTCAAGTGCTCGATCTGTCACACGGGAGCGACGTTCAGCGACGAGCAGTTTCACAATGTCGCCGTGGCGCAGATCGGACCGGGTGAGGACAACGGACCGACAGGTCGCGACGACTTCGGCCGTCTCAACGTGACGGGCATCGGTTCCGATCTCTATCGTTTCCGCACCACGCCGCTGCGCAACGTCGAGCTGTCGGGACCGTACGGCCACGACGGCGCCATCACGACGCTTCGCGGATTCGTCGAGCACTATAGCGAATCGGACAAGAAACTATTCGCGTACGACGTCACGCAGGTCGAGCCGCGCCTTCAGGGAACGCTGGTGAACACACAGATCGGGATTCTGGCCCAACGCGACACGCTCTTGAACGGCGTCGTGCTCACCGACGATCTCGTCGAGAAGCTGATGGCCTACATGAGCGCGCTGACGGATCCCGCCGCGCGCGATTTGTCCAGGTCAGTTCCGAAGCGTGTGCCGAGCGGGTTGCCGGTCGATCGTCCGTAG
- a CDS encoding SusC/RagA family TonB-linked outer membrane protein — protein sequence MRRPFSRLAVTGAVLIVLLPTASRAQSRIITGTVTIAGTAEPLPGATISVTGTAATARAGANGQYRLTAPEGNISLLVRAIGYKRVTRPLAAGQNTTDFALEKDPLLLESVVVTGQATTVDVRSATTAVARVSGDELTQVPSPTIENALVGKISGVNLQTNSGAPGGGIQMQIRGNNTILGAYDPLYVIDGVIYSNATIAGGRGDISAAAFATAEDDAVNRVADINPNDIENIEILKGAAASSIYGSKAANGVVIITTKRGQAGQNNVRIQQRLGQYRPSRTLESRRFSKDSAVAKYGAGVAHWFDNNADPYFNHYDQVYTPSGLSYETVADASGGSDRTRYFLSVTNKHDGGTERNTFFDRQGLRANIDQDVGSKLAVHVSSVFNRAANDRGWNNNCNNFACAGYAFAYTPSFVDLRQRDATGNYVAPDWGIQANPLQTDDLAKNQEVTNRFTGGVNVDYNALNSTSQSLRFVFAGGLDVFHQNDQLWAPNELFFEQPQTLPGEAIDNDGDSKYYNWNLNGVHIYHGGGWSLNTSAGLQYEDRQLLASRIETTNLIPGQRNVGQGTKTTGTDSLTQERTFAFYGQEEIRLLNEKLLVQGGLRAERSSVNGDINKFNIFPKISGSYRLLDLLGSGSEIKPRIAYGETGNLPIFGQKFTQLGTPQLGGTSGFTVATQSGFAGVEPERVKEVEVGIDGIAMRSRLDWELTGFDRNTTNLLLQRVPAPSTGFSSQVFNGGRIQNRGIEASLGGTPIQRSNLSWLIHATYTLERSEVMDLAGLPPFRPPLSGFGGLGVTFIQEGKPLTQIVGRAFDANGNRTTTDVQIGNSAPDYRIGLVNGVTYGPFAANLVLDYQKGGSIINLTQFLYDDAGLAADYGSAAWAYRYKGYSGGVMTPYIEDASFLKLRELSIRATVPERWISRGGLGARNVSIGVSGRNLLTWQKYSGLDPEVANVGSAAIRNNLDVAPYPPSRSFFFDFTVGF from the coding sequence GTGCGACGACCTTTCTCTCGTCTCGCCGTCACTGGAGCAGTACTGATCGTGCTGCTCCCGACAGCGAGCCGCGCTCAATCACGGATCATCACCGGCACCGTCACGATCGCGGGCACTGCCGAGCCTCTCCCCGGTGCCACTATCTCGGTGACCGGCACCGCGGCGACGGCCCGCGCGGGGGCGAACGGGCAGTACCGCCTCACTGCGCCCGAGGGCAACATCAGCTTGCTCGTCCGCGCGATCGGATACAAGCGGGTAACACGGCCTCTCGCGGCGGGCCAGAACACGACCGACTTCGCGCTCGAGAAGGATCCGCTTCTGCTCGAGAGCGTCGTCGTCACGGGGCAGGCTACGACCGTCGACGTCCGGAGCGCCACCACCGCCGTCGCGCGCGTCTCCGGGGACGAGCTCACTCAGGTGCCGTCGCCGACGATCGAGAACGCGCTTGTCGGCAAGATCAGCGGAGTGAACCTGCAGACGAACTCCGGCGCCCCCGGCGGCGGTATCCAGATGCAGATCCGCGGCAACAACACGATCCTTGGCGCGTACGATCCGCTGTACGTGATCGACGGCGTGATCTACTCCAACGCGACGATCGCGGGCGGCCGGGGCGATATCTCTGCCGCGGCTTTTGCCACCGCGGAGGACGACGCGGTGAATCGCGTCGCCGACATCAACCCCAACGACATCGAGAACATCGAGATCCTCAAAGGCGCGGCAGCCTCCTCGATCTACGGCTCGAAGGCGGCGAACGGCGTCGTCATCATAACAACGAAGCGTGGGCAGGCTGGCCAGAACAACGTTCGCATTCAGCAGCGGCTCGGCCAATACAGGCCATCCAGGACGCTCGAGAGCCGGCGCTTTAGCAAGGACTCGGCGGTTGCCAAATACGGCGCGGGCGTGGCGCATTGGTTCGACAACAATGCCGATCCGTACTTCAACCACTACGATCAGGTCTACACCCCCAGCGGCCTTTCGTACGAGACCGTCGCCGACGCATCGGGCGGCTCGGATCGGACGCGGTACTTCCTCAGCGTCACGAACAAGCACGATGGCGGCACGGAGCGTAACACTTTCTTCGATCGCCAGGGCTTGCGCGCCAACATCGACCAGGACGTCGGCTCGAAGCTAGCCGTACACGTGTCGAGCGTCTTCAACCGCGCCGCCAACGATCGCGGCTGGAACAACAACTGTAACAACTTCGCCTGCGCCGGCTACGCATTCGCGTACACGCCGAGCTTCGTGGACTTGCGGCAGCGCGACGCGACCGGGAACTACGTCGCGCCCGATTGGGGAATCCAGGCCAATCCGCTGCAGACGGACGATCTCGCGAAGAATCAGGAGGTGACGAACCGGTTCACCGGCGGCGTGAACGTTGATTACAACGCGCTCAACTCGACGTCGCAGTCGCTCCGCTTCGTCTTCGCCGGTGGACTCGACGTCTTTCACCAGAACGACCAACTCTGGGCGCCGAACGAATTGTTCTTCGAGCAGCCACAGACGCTGCCGGGCGAGGCGATCGACAACGATGGCGACAGCAAGTACTACAACTGGAACTTGAACGGCGTCCACATCTACCATGGCGGCGGCTGGTCGCTCAACACGTCGGCCGGTTTGCAATACGAGGATCGCCAATTGCTGGCGAGCCGCATCGAGACGACAAACCTCATTCCCGGCCAGCGCAACGTCGGGCAAGGAACCAAGACCACCGGCACGGACAGTCTGACGCAGGAGCGCACCTTCGCCTTCTATGGGCAGGAAGAGATTCGGCTGCTCAACGAGAAGCTGCTCGTGCAGGGCGGTCTGCGCGCCGAGCGCAGCAGCGTGAACGGCGACATCAACAAGTTCAACATCTTCCCGAAAATCTCGGGCTCCTATCGCCTGCTCGACCTGCTCGGTTCGGGCAGTGAGATCAAGCCGCGCATCGCTTACGGAGAGACCGGGAACCTCCCCATTTTCGGGCAGAAGTTCACGCAGCTCGGAACGCCGCAGCTGGGTGGCACCTCCGGCTTCACCGTGGCCACCCAATCGGGTTTCGCGGGCGTCGAGCCGGAGCGGGTGAAGGAAGTGGAGGTCGGCATCGATGGCATCGCGATGCGTAGCCGGCTCGATTGGGAGCTCACCGGCTTTGATCGCAACACGACCAACTTGCTGCTGCAGCGTGTGCCGGCACCATCGACAGGGTTCAGCAGCCAGGTGTTCAACGGCGGGCGCATCCAGAATCGCGGGATCGAGGCGTCGCTCGGCGGCACGCCGATCCAGCGCTCGAATCTCTCGTGGCTGATTCATGCGACCTACACGCTCGAGAGGAGCGAGGTGATGGACCTCGCTGGCCTGCCTCCCTTCCGTCCACCGCTCTCCGGTTTCGGCGGTCTGGGCGTGACGTTCATTCAGGAGGGCAAGCCACTTACGCAGATTGTCGGGCGCGCCTTCGATGCGAACGGCAACCGCACCACCACCGACGTGCAAATCGGCAATTCGGCCCCTGACTACAGAATTGGCCTCGTGAACGGCGTCACCTACGGGCCCTTTGCGGCCAACCTGGTGCTCGATTACCAGAAGGGAGGTAGCATCATCAATCTCACCCAATTCCTTTACGATGATGCCGGGCTCGCAGCCGACTACGGCTCGGCCGCGTGGGCGTACCGCTATAAGGGGTATAGCGGTGGCGTGATGACGCCATACATCGAAGATGCCTCGTTCCTCAAGCTTCGCGAGTTGAGCATTCGCGCAACCGTCCCCGAACGCTGGATCAGCCGCGGCGGCCTCGGAGCGCGCAATGTCAGTATCGGCGTGAGCGGACGGAACCTGCTGACGTGGCAGAAATACTCCGGCCTCGATCCCGAGGTGGCGAACGTCGGCTCTGCCGCCATCCGCAACAATCTCGACGTGGCTCCGTATCCACCGAGCCGCAGCTTCTTCTTCGACTTCACCGTGGGGTTCTGA
- a CDS encoding PHB depolymerase family esterase, whose protein sequence is MKARVLATVLTIIALPLATVPIQAAHFYRHNRDNGSIVSSGLERTYLLHVPARYDPTKPTPMVLSFHGAGLWGAAQRDISRWNEVADDEGFIVVYPSGVGGRGVRVWQVEPWNRSGRDNRFISELIDTLRASYNIDTARIYANGLSNGGGMSFGLSCALSDRIAAVGLVGSAQTEPWHSCRDTTPVPMINFHGTDDRFAAYRGGTSWVLPRGQAFPSQLVWTANWAKRNRCASVPVDSVVRPDVTRRSYVHCAHNADVVLYTVAGGGHTWPGGGPHPAWFVGKMTQSIDASRIMWQFFVDHPLKR, encoded by the coding sequence ATGAAAGCGCGAGTACTCGCCACCGTGCTGACCATCATCGCCCTGCCGCTGGCGACCGTGCCCATTCAGGCGGCGCACTTCTATCGCCACAACCGCGATAATGGCTCTATCGTCTCGTCCGGGCTGGAACGGACGTATCTGCTCCACGTACCAGCGCGGTACGATCCGACGAAGCCGACGCCGATGGTTCTGAGCTTTCACGGCGCTGGATTGTGGGGCGCGGCGCAACGCGACATTAGCCGGTGGAACGAAGTGGCCGACGACGAAGGGTTCATCGTCGTCTATCCGTCCGGTGTGGGCGGCCGAGGCGTGCGCGTGTGGCAGGTGGAGCCCTGGAATCGGAGTGGACGGGACAACAGGTTCATCTCGGAGCTCATCGACACGCTGCGAGCGAGCTACAACATCGATACGGCGCGCATCTATGCGAACGGTCTCTCGAATGGCGGCGGGATGTCCTTCGGGCTCTCGTGCGCGCTCTCCGATCGCATCGCCGCGGTGGGTCTGGTCGGGTCGGCGCAGACGGAGCCGTGGCATTCCTGCCGCGACACCACCCCGGTGCCGATGATCAACTTTCACGGCACGGACGACCGCTTCGCCGCGTACAGGGGCGGCACGTCATGGGTGCTGCCGCGCGGGCAAGCGTTCCCGAGTCAGCTCGTGTGGACGGCGAACTGGGCAAAGCGCAATCGTTGCGCGTCGGTGCCCGTCGATTCAGTCGTCAGACCAGACGTGACGCGTCGGAGCTATGTCCACTGCGCGCACAACGCCGATGTCGTTCTCTACACGGTCGCGGGCGGCGGCCACACGTGGCCCGGAGGCGGCCCACATCCGGCGTGGTTCGTCGGCAAAATGACGCAGAGCATCGATGCGTCGCGGATAATGTGGCAGTTCTTCGTCGACCATCCACTCAAACGATAG
- a CDS encoding serine/threonine-protein kinase, translating to MESEYWKRVERIIDVALDSDPSHWPRVLDEESNGDVGLRQEVASLLTRYTAARSFLESPPAEAAAALVAEAREPAQQFEHRRVGAYRLVKQIGYGGMSRVFLGKRADGAFEQQVAIKLLRPGLDSEIDLDRFRSERQILATLNHPNIGRLLDGGVSADGTPYLVLEYVDGEPIDAYCDARALGVRERLALFASVADATEAAHQCLVVHRDLKPSNILITKDGVVKLLDFGLAKLLEPVSTVAAPSTHPGHRWLTPEYAAPEQITGRAITTLTDVYQLGAVLYDLLTGRPPLGARGRSMHELETSVVSDDPAMPSVVAPAPRRRALRGDIDAIVLKALSKEPELRYASPRALVDDLGRHLAGHPVLARRQTVGYRARSFARRHRSGLAVAAIVVMLLATYAATVAADRRRIHRALDEATAGAHRAEQVTDFMLGLFDASAAGQSLGDTVKARALLERGLTRAHELKGQPALQAQMLDVVGRLETTLGEFDRARPVLEEALALRRKIDAQVDPDVATSLESLAWLEYDQGNYAEAARLRRTLLTMRRGLFGDSDTKTTTALLELAAAMHAQGDFRNAQPLLDEWVAIVSRQRPEVTELRARQLSDLASIYEVRGQLDIAERLERESADIDRTLYGERHAQYANALVNLAWTLVNAGRFTEADSLQRYSVDIFREVYPSGHPDLGAALRLRGAALDRQHRYAEAEAPLREAIAILRRFDGPDSPRVTDGELDLCIALTMTGRYDESLELARDARRILGLKYPATSPLVIRAGIALGDALRGTGRYAQAESLLLPAFKAFESGRGFSKRPREYALDALVRLYQSQGRTAEVAKYDALRRPR from the coding sequence ATGGAGTCAGAGTATTGGAAGAGAGTCGAGCGAATCATCGACGTCGCCCTCGATAGCGATCCGTCGCACTGGCCCCGCGTTCTCGACGAAGAGTCCAACGGCGACGTCGGGCTGCGGCAGGAAGTGGCGAGCCTCCTAACGCGCTACACGGCAGCTCGATCGTTCCTCGAATCGCCGCCAGCCGAGGCGGCGGCGGCGCTCGTCGCCGAGGCGCGCGAGCCCGCGCAACAATTCGAGCACCGTCGCGTCGGCGCGTATCGTCTCGTAAAGCAAATCGGATACGGCGGCATGTCGCGAGTCTTCCTCGGCAAGCGCGCCGACGGCGCGTTCGAGCAACAGGTCGCGATCAAGCTGTTGCGACCGGGGCTCGACTCGGAGATCGATCTCGATCGCTTTCGCAGCGAGCGGCAGATCCTCGCGACGCTCAACCATCCAAACATCGGTCGTCTGCTGGACGGCGGCGTCAGTGCCGACGGCACGCCGTATCTCGTGCTCGAGTATGTCGACGGAGAGCCCATCGACGCCTACTGCGACGCGCGCGCTCTTGGCGTGCGCGAGCGTCTGGCACTGTTTGCGTCTGTGGCCGATGCGACCGAAGCGGCGCATCAATGCCTTGTAGTGCACCGCGACCTCAAGCCGTCGAACATTCTCATCACGAAGGATGGCGTGGTGAAACTGCTCGACTTCGGGTTGGCGAAGCTCCTCGAGCCGGTGAGCACGGTGGCCGCGCCGTCGACGCATCCGGGACACCGTTGGCTCACGCCCGAGTACGCGGCTCCTGAACAAATCACCGGCCGTGCCATCACCACACTCACCGACGTCTATCAACTCGGCGCGGTGCTCTACGATTTGCTCACGGGCAGGCCGCCGTTAGGCGCCCGCGGCCGAAGCATGCACGAGCTGGAAACGTCAGTGGTCAGCGACGACCCAGCGATGCCGTCCGTCGTGGCGCCCGCGCCGAGACGTCGCGCGCTCCGCGGCGACATCGATGCCATCGTGCTCAAGGCACTGAGCAAGGAGCCGGAGCTGCGCTATGCTTCGCCACGGGCGCTTGTCGATGATCTGGGGCGGCATCTCGCCGGACATCCGGTGCTCGCCCGCCGGCAAACCGTCGGCTATCGCGCGCGAAGCTTTGCGCGGCGGCATCGCTCGGGATTGGCGGTTGCCGCAATCGTAGTGATGCTGCTCGCGACGTACGCGGCAACCGTTGCCGCGGATCGGCGTCGCATTCATCGGGCGCTCGACGAAGCGACCGCGGGTGCCCACCGCGCCGAGCAGGTGACCGACTTCATGCTCGGGCTCTTCGACGCGAGCGCCGCTGGGCAATCACTCGGCGATACGGTCAAGGCACGTGCGCTCCTCGAGCGCGGTCTCACACGCGCGCACGAGCTCAAAGGACAGCCAGCGCTGCAAGCGCAGATGCTCGACGTCGTCGGCCGCCTCGAGACGACGCTTGGCGAATTCGATCGCGCGCGTCCTGTCCTCGAGGAAGCCCTGGCCCTGCGGCGGAAGATCGACGCACAGGTAGACCCGGATGTCGCGACGAGCCTCGAATCGCTGGCGTGGCTCGAGTATGATCAGGGCAACTACGCCGAAGCGGCGAGGCTCCGTCGCACACTTCTCACGATGCGCCGTGGCCTTTTCGGCGATTCCGACACGAAGACGACGACGGCGCTACTCGAGCTCGCGGCGGCGATGCACGCGCAAGGCGATTTTCGGAACGCGCAGCCGCTGCTGGACGAGTGGGTGGCGATCGTCTCGCGACAGCGCCCCGAGGTGACCGAGCTTCGTGCCCGGCAACTCTCGGATCTCGCCTCGATTTACGAGGTGAGAGGCCAGCTCGATATCGCCGAGCGTCTGGAGCGCGAATCGGCGGACATCGACCGGACGCTGTATGGCGAGCGGCACGCGCAGTACGCGAACGCGCTCGTCAATCTCGCCTGGACGCTCGTCAACGCCGGAAGGTTCACCGAAGCCGATTCGTTGCAGCGCTATAGCGTCGACATCTTCCGCGAGGTGTACCCCTCCGGACACCCCGACTTGGGTGCCGCACTCCGGTTGCGGGGCGCTGCGCTCGACCGCCAACATCGATACGCCGAGGCCGAGGCACCATTGCGTGAAGCCATCGCCATCTTGCGACGCTTCGACGGCCCGGACAGCCCGCGTGTCACCGATGGCGAGCTCGATCTGTGCATCGCACTCACGATGACCGGCCGGTACGACGAATCGCTCGAGCTGGCTCGCGATGCGAGGCGAATTCTTGGCTTGAAGTATCCAGCGACGAGCCCACTGGTGATTCGCGCTGGCATCGCGCTCGGCGACGCGCTGCGCGGAACCGGCAGGTACGCGCAAGCCGAGTCGCTACTCTTGCCGGCGTTCAAGGCCTTCGAGAGCGGACGCGGGTTCTCTAAACGACCGCGTGAATATGCTCTGGACGCACTTGTGCGCCTCTACCAGTCGCAGGGCCGGACCGCCGAAGTGGCAAAGTACGATGCGCTCCGTCGTCCGCGCTGA